In Nitrosophilus alvini, the following are encoded in one genomic region:
- a CDS encoding NAD(P)H-dependent glycerol-3-phosphate dehydrogenase, which produces MKIGIIGGGKWGQALAFALSQKCKVYITSRSKKELKNFLPLRDILEFEYLVFALPAQITDEWLKNNFSFKNQKVLVASKGIDAKTGRFLNEIYEEYLPKGNLSYLSGPSFAAEVLKSLPTALVVNSTNLELARSFSSFFPDFIKTYISDDIIGAETAGAYKNVIAIASGICDGLGLGNNARASLLARGLVEMERFGKYFGAKEETFLGLSGAGDLFLTASSTLSRNYRVGLGLALGKKIDEILEELGEVAEGVYTAAAIEKIARQKDIYIPIASEVKKVLDGKDPRKSLEDLLKS; this is translated from the coding sequence ATGAAGATTGGAATTATAGGCGGAGGAAAATGGGGACAGGCGCTGGCATTCGCCCTTTCCCAAAAATGTAAAGTTTATATTACTTCCAGATCTAAAAAAGAGTTGAAAAATTTCCTTCCTTTAAGGGACATTCTTGAATTCGAATATCTGGTTTTTGCACTTCCGGCACAGATAACCGATGAATGGCTTAAAAATAATTTTTCTTTCAAAAACCAAAAAGTTCTTGTTGCTTCCAAAGGCATAGATGCAAAAACAGGAAGATTTTTAAACGAAATTTACGAAGAGTATCTACCTAAAGGAAATCTTTCATATCTTTCAGGGCCATCATTCGCAGCAGAGGTTTTGAAGTCCCTGCCGACGGCTTTAGTTGTAAATTCAACCAATCTTGAACTTGCACGCAGCTTTTCCTCATTTTTTCCGGATTTTATCAAAACATATATAAGTGATGATATAATAGGAGCAGAAACAGCTGGAGCCTATAAAAACGTAATAGCGATAGCATCTGGCATATGCGACGGTTTGGGGCTTGGAAACAATGCCAGAGCCTCCCTTTTGGCAAGAGGGCTGGTTGAGATGGAGAGATTTGGAAAATATTTCGGCGCCAAGGAAGAGACTTTTCTGGGGCTGAGCGGTGCGGGAGATCTTTTTTTGACGGCAAGCAGTACTCTTTCAAGAAATTATCGTGTGGGACTTGGTCTGGCACTTGGAAAAAAGATTGATGAAATTTTGGAAGAGCTGGGAGAAGTAGCAGAAGGAGTTTACACTGCTGCGGCTATAGAAAAAATTGCACGGCAAAAAGATATTTACATACCGATAGCATCGGAAGTAAAAAAAGTACTGGACGGAAAAGATCCCAGAAAGAGTCTCGAAGACCTTTTAAAAAGTTAA
- a CDS encoding potassium channel family protein, with the protein MSEKKDNILLFGYGRYGEKIAKYLAGDYSLYIAENDRKRLKKAKTDGYEKLFFVDIESDEELVSLLREKNFVKIFCAMDNEEENVYLAITFKALFVKIETIAICESKESERKLKLAGADKIIDTMEASANKIFHLLEKPAMFEAIEDMLYMDSDIGFYEIEIRKNSFLDGKYIKQIDLKKSFNLILVGVVDKEMGNKFVFITRGINHKLDAGDILVVIGKKNDIEKFKTELKKSAQ; encoded by the coding sequence ATGTCAGAAAAAAAAGATAATATACTTCTATTCGGATATGGAAGATATGGCGAAAAAATCGCTAAATATTTAGCGGGAGACTATTCTCTTTATATTGCCGAAAACGACAGAAAAAGGCTTAAAAAAGCCAAAACAGACGGTTATGAAAAACTGTTTTTTGTTGATATAGAGAGTGACGAAGAGCTTGTTTCGCTTTTAAGGGAAAAAAATTTCGTAAAAATTTTCTGTGCGATGGATAATGAAGAGGAGAATGTATATCTGGCAATTACATTCAAAGCTCTGTTTGTAAAAATAGAGACTATAGCAATATGCGAATCCAAAGAGAGTGAAAGAAAACTGAAACTAGCAGGTGCAGATAAGATAATAGACACGATGGAGGCAAGTGCGAACAAGATATTTCATCTTCTTGAAAAACCTGCTATGTTTGAGGCGATAGAAGATATGCTATATATGGATTCTGATATAGGCTTTTATGAGATTGAGATACGAAAAAACTCTTTTTTGGATGGAAAATATATAAAACAGATCGATCTGAAAAAAAGTTTCAATCTGATTCTTGTTGGCGTAGTTGACAAGGAGATGGGAAACAAGTTTGTGTTTATAACCAGAGGAATAAATCATAAACTTGATGCAGGTGATATTCTTGTTGTTATAGGCAAAAAAAACGATATAGAGAAATTCAAAACCGAACTTAAAAAGAGTGCACAATGA
- a CDS encoding potassium channel protein: MKRISKLLIDLAFFLEGSPRYKKAKAFFYNLLENEEYKYKKYFDYFMIFLVLSSVAIIIEEVTHPVDKWLVIYDVYIVTAIFIVEYLLRLWVYNDSRKIIIEEFEQSIFLEKEFDTKKVLKEIIKKKFEYIISPLAIIDLLAILPSYRELRILRIFVLFRVFKLLRYSRSITQFLQVLSSKKIELITLLFLVAFIVLISGISIYVFEEHKNPSINSLFDAFYWSLVTISTVGYGDITPVTTEGRSITLIVILTGIGLISFATSIIVSAFSEKMSEIKEHRILSNIEKLESYYLLCGYSHLCELLANRLKREKKSFVIVDNDGKRVNNALQKEYLAIKGDASDREFLMKLGIEKKVSAVISLTSEDMHNIFITLNVRSISKSVPIIVRTFDKNAYKKLKLAGADYIISPYDVAGLIASKIIEQPIAIEAITNILSEKKNAVCDQVEVLKGSLLENRKVGEINFDRYKILLLGIVREDEKNRIPHKKKFFFNPDDDFILRQNDILIIMGYNISISNFKSIVTESSLEHVRKKR; the protein is encoded by the coding sequence TTGAAAAGAATTTCAAAACTTTTGATTGACCTGGCCTTCTTTCTTGAGGGCTCCCCCCGTTATAAAAAAGCAAAAGCTTTTTTTTATAATCTGCTGGAAAATGAAGAGTATAAATATAAAAAATATTTTGACTATTTTATGATATTTCTGGTTCTTTCCAGTGTAGCTATCATTATAGAGGAAGTTACTCATCCTGTTGACAAATGGCTTGTAATATATGATGTCTATATAGTAACAGCAATTTTTATTGTGGAATATCTTCTTCGGTTATGGGTATATAACGATTCCAGAAAAATCATTATAGAAGAGTTTGAACAGTCTATCTTCCTCGAAAAAGAGTTTGATACAAAAAAGGTTTTAAAGGAGATTATCAAAAAGAAATTTGAATACATAATTTCCCCTTTGGCAATTATCGACTTGCTTGCAATTCTGCCAAGTTACAGGGAGCTGAGAATTTTAAGAATATTTGTGCTTTTCAGGGTTTTCAAACTTCTTAGATACTCCAGAAGCATAACACAGTTTCTACAGGTTCTTTCATCCAAAAAGATAGAACTTATCACGCTACTCTTTCTTGTAGCCTTTATCGTATTGATATCCGGTATAAGCATATACGTTTTTGAGGAGCATAAAAATCCTTCCATCAACTCTTTATTTGACGCCTTTTATTGGTCCTTGGTAACTATATCAACTGTGGGTTACGGTGATATTACTCCTGTTACGACAGAGGGCAGAAGTATAACACTTATAGTAATTTTAACTGGAATAGGGCTTATATCATTTGCAACCTCTATCATAGTTTCTGCATTTAGTGAAAAAATGAGTGAAATCAAAGAGCATAGAATTTTGTCAAATATAGAGAAACTTGAAAGCTACTATCTTCTTTGCGGATACAGTCATCTGTGTGAACTTCTAGCAAACAGATTAAAAAGGGAAAAAAAGAGTTTTGTCATTGTGGATAATGACGGTAAAAGAGTAAATAACGCATTGCAAAAAGAGTATCTTGCCATTAAGGGAGACGCATCAGATAGAGAATTCCTGATGAAATTGGGAATTGAAAAAAAAGTTTCAGCTGTAATCTCTCTTACGAGCGAAGATATGCATAATATTTTTATAACTTTGAATGTAAGAAGCATTAGTAAGAGTGTGCCGATTATCGTAAGAACTTTTGATAAAAATGCGTATAAAAAACTGAAGTTGGCAGGAGCCGACTATATTATTTCGCCATATGATGTTGCTGGACTTATCGCATCGAAAATTATAGAACAGCCGATTGCTATCGAGGCTATTACTAATATACTCTCTGAAAAGAAAAATGCAGTCTGCGATCAGGTGGAAGTACTAAAAGGATCGCTTCTGGAAAACAGAAAAGTTGGCGAAATAAATTTTGACAGATATAAGATACTTCTTCTTGGTATTGTGAGAGAGGATGAAAAGAACAGAATTCCACACAAGAAGAAATTTTTTTTCAATCCCGACGATGATTTTATTTTGAGGCAAAATGATATATTAATAATCATGGGATACAATATAAGCATTTCAAATTTTAAATCAATTGTTACTGAAAGCAGTTTGGAACATGTCAGAAAAAAAAGATAA
- the gatB gene encoding Asp-tRNA(Asn)/Glu-tRNA(Gln) amidotransferase subunit GatB, giving the protein MEFEVVIGLEVHVQLNTKTKMFCSCPTSFAERQNKNTCPTCLALPGALPVINEEAVKKAMMFGYAVNAQINKKSIFNRKNYFYPDLPKGYQISQFEIPIVEKGTLVIDFEDGSKKEIGITRAHLEEDAGKNIHEGNYSKVDLNRAGTPLLEIVSEPDIRSSEEAVLYLKKLHAIVRYLGISDANMQEGSFRCDANVSIRPKGDEKLYTRVEIKNLNSFRFIQKAIEYEVERQIEAWEDGVYEEEVVQETRLFDSNKGITKSMRGKEESADYRYFPDPDLLPVIIPDSFFDETKNIPELPDQKKERFIEEYGIRPYDAALITSSMETAQFFEEMLRHGISAKNAVTWLTVELSARLNKIGQSIEKSPVNADKLAQLVMRIEDKTISGKAAKDVLDYLMENDISVDETIEKLGLRQISDDSAILSMIDDILAKNEAKVEEYRSGKEKLFGFFVGQVMKASKGKADPKKVNELLKKRLGT; this is encoded by the coding sequence ATGGAATTTGAAGTAGTCATAGGTCTAGAAGTTCATGTGCAGTTGAATACAAAAACAAAAATGTTTTGTTCCTGTCCGACAAGTTTTGCCGAAAGACAGAATAAAAACACCTGTCCCACATGTCTTGCACTGCCTGGTGCTCTGCCTGTCATAAATGAAGAAGCGGTAAAAAAAGCTATGATGTTTGGATATGCCGTCAATGCACAAATAAACAAAAAATCGATTTTCAATAGAAAAAACTATTTTTATCCCGATCTTCCTAAAGGTTATCAGATAAGTCAGTTTGAAATACCTATCGTAGAAAAGGGAACTCTTGTTATCGATTTTGAAGACGGAAGCAAGAAAGAGATAGGTATCACAAGAGCCCATCTTGAAGAAGATGCTGGGAAAAATATTCATGAAGGCAATTACAGTAAAGTTGACCTTAACAGAGCCGGAACACCCTTGCTAGAAATTGTAAGCGAACCTGATATAAGAAGCAGTGAAGAAGCCGTTTTATATCTTAAGAAACTGCATGCGATTGTAAGATATCTGGGAATAAGCGATGCAAATATGCAGGAAGGCTCTTTCAGATGTGATGCTAACGTTTCTATAAGACCCAAAGGGGATGAAAAACTCTACACAAGAGTTGAAATAAAGAACCTAAATAGCTTCAGGTTTATTCAAAAAGCTATCGAATATGAAGTAGAAAGACAGATAGAGGCGTGGGAAGACGGGGTATATGAAGAAGAAGTTGTCCAGGAAACCAGACTTTTTGATTCAAATAAGGGCATCACGAAAAGTATGAGAGGCAAAGAAGAGAGTGCTGATTATAGATATTTTCCCGATCCTGATCTTCTGCCGGTCATTATTCCTGACAGCTTTTTTGATGAGACAAAAAACATTCCCGAACTTCCGGATCAGAAAAAAGAGCGTTTTATTGAAGAGTATGGTATCAGACCTTACGATGCGGCACTGATAACCTCATCAATGGAGACGGCTCAATTTTTTGAGGAGATGCTAAGACACGGAATATCAGCCAAAAATGCAGTTACGTGGCTGACAGTTGAACTTTCAGCAAGACTTAACAAAATAGGTCAAAGTATCGAAAAATCCCCTGTAAACGCTGATAAACTGGCACAGCTTGTTATGAGAATAGAAGATAAAACGATAAGCGGAAAAGCCGCAAAAGATGTCCTTGATTATCTTATGGAGAATGATATTTCTGTTGATGAGACAATTGAGAAGTTGGGCTTAAGACAGATAAGCGACGATTCCGCCATTCTTTCTATGATAGATGATATACTTGCAAAAAACGAAGCAAAAGTGGAAGAGTACAGATCCGGTAAAGAGAAACTTTTCGGCTTTTTCGTAGGACAGGTAATGAAAGCAAGCAAAGGTAAGGCGGATCCAAAAAAAGTAAACGAATTACTTAAAAAGAGACTCGGCACTTGA
- a CDS encoding thiamine phosphate synthase yields MKSYLISDPEYYGKTPKSVKEKAYKIFLQKEPDFVCFRDKKTSKFQALASAFTDTARKAGIEKIIIHSDIETALALEAYGVHLSTSDFFKIPIAKSKGLYVIASTHSLEEAQEAYKMGADAVTFSPVFYTPLKGRPQGLEKLKEIVDKIPIDVIALGGIITDKEVKKVAKTGCFGFASIRYFVS; encoded by the coding sequence ATGAAAAGCTATCTGATATCTGATCCTGAATACTACGGAAAAACTCCTAAAAGTGTCAAAGAGAAAGCATATAAAATATTTTTGCAAAAAGAACCAGACTTTGTCTGTTTTAGAGATAAAAAAACTTCAAAATTCCAAGCCCTTGCATCTGCTTTTACCGATACGGCTCGCAAAGCAGGTATAGAAAAAATCATCATTCACAGCGATATAGAGACTGCTCTGGCTCTTGAAGCATACGGAGTTCATCTTTCAACTTCCGACTTTTTCAAAATACCAATTGCAAAGTCAAAAGGTTTATATGTAATAGCAAGCACCCATTCTTTGGAAGAGGCACAGGAAGCTTACAAAATGGGTGCCGATGCCGTAACTTTCAGTCCTGTTTTTTATACTCCTTTAAAAGGCCGCCCCCAAGGTTTAGAGAAGTTAAAAGAAATTGTTGATAAAATACCTATCGATGTTATTGCACTTGGCGGGATAATTACCGATAAAGAGGTAAAAAAAGTTGCCAAAACAGGATGTTTCGGTTTCGCCTCTATAAGATATTTTGTTAGTTAG
- a CDS encoding F0F1 ATP synthase subunit A — protein sequence MEGIFTFVGMISHDHSFVFVAHTILAALIVLILAKAATKSLRVVPQGMQNVMETYLEGVISMGRDVIGETNAKKYLPLIATLGLFIFVSNIIGIIPGFESPTGNINFTLTLALIVFVYYNYEGIKKNGFVHYFAHFAGPVKWLAPLMFPIEIVSHISRIISLSFRLFGNIKGDDLFLWVLLMLAPWLVPLPAFAILLFMAFLQTFIFMILTYVYLAGAIMLHEESL from the coding sequence ATGGAAGGAATATTTACGTTTGTTGGTATGATTTCCCATGATCACTCGTTTGTATTTGTGGCACACACTATTCTAGCGGCGCTGATTGTGCTGATTTTGGCGAAGGCAGCTACAAAGTCGCTAAGAGTCGTTCCTCAAGGTATGCAAAACGTTATGGAGACCTATCTCGAAGGTGTAATCTCAATGGGAAGAGATGTAATAGGCGAAACAAATGCGAAAAAATATCTTCCGCTGATTGCAACTCTTGGTCTTTTTATATTCGTTTCCAATATAATAGGGATAATACCAGGCTTTGAGTCCCCTACAGGGAATATCAATTTTACACTTACACTTGCTTTGATAGTTTTTGTCTATTACAACTATGAAGGTATAAAGAAAAATGGTTTTGTACACTATTTCGCGCACTTCGCCGGACCGGTAAAATGGCTTGCTCCTTTAATGTTTCCTATAGAGATAGTTTCTCACATATCAAGAATAATCTCTCTTTCTTTCAGGCTTTTTGGTAATATCAAAGGTGACGACCTGTTCTTGTGGGTTCTTCTGATGCTTGCGCCGTGGCTTGTGCCTCTTCCTGCATTTGCTATTCTTCTATTTATGGCTTTTTTACAAACGTTTATATTTATGATACTTACATATGTATATCTTGCAGGAGCGATAATGCTTCACGAAGAGTCCCTGTAA
- a CDS encoding TIGR02757 family protein encodes MEGESEDIKKLLDEEVKKRDNFFEISYENPDPILVARRYKDEKISLICSLFAYGKASLIVRFLDSLDFSLLESSEEKIKKSLKNSYYRFQSPDDIANIFITLKRVASEDSLENIFLKGYKKEQSCVDGLVSLISALEKVNRYDSYGYRFLIGKAPLKISGSSALKRWNMYLRWMVREDNIDFGLWKRVEKKDLIIPLDTHTFKVSGKLGLLKRKSCDLKAAIELTEKLKEFDKNDPVKYDFALYRIGQEKKI; translated from the coding sequence GTGGAAGGTGAAAGTGAAGATATAAAAAAACTGCTGGATGAAGAGGTTAAAAAAAGAGACAATTTTTTTGAAATCAGTTATGAAAATCCCGATCCTATTTTGGTTGCTAGAAGGTATAAAGATGAAAAAATTTCACTTATCTGCTCTCTTTTTGCCTATGGTAAAGCCTCTTTGATAGTGAGGTTTCTTGATTCGCTTGATTTTTCTCTTCTTGAAAGCAGTGAAGAAAAAATAAAAAAATCTCTTAAAAACAGCTATTACAGGTTCCAAAGTCCGGATGATATTGCAAATATATTTATAACGCTTAAAAGAGTAGCCTCAGAAGATAGCCTCGAAAACATCTTTTTAAAAGGATATAAGAAAGAGCAAAGCTGTGTTGACGGCCTAGTATCTTTGATATCGGCACTTGAAAAAGTCAACAGATATGATTCTTACGGATACCGTTTTTTGATAGGAAAAGCCCCTCTGAAAATATCGGGCTCATCAGCTCTGAAAAGATGGAATATGTATCTAAGATGGATGGTTCGGGAGGACAATATAGACTTTGGTCTATGGAAGAGGGTGGAAAAAAAAGATCTGATAATACCTCTTGATACCCATACATTTAAAGTTTCTGGGAAACTTGGCCTTTTGAAAAGAAAAAGCTGTGATCTCAAAGCTGCCATAGAGTTGACCGAGAAACTGAAAGAGTTTGACAAAAACGATCCTGTCAAGTATGACTTTGCACTCTACAGGATAGGGCAGGAGAAAAAGATATAA
- the lptB gene encoding LPS export ABC transporter ATP-binding protein, which produces MHKLTAKNLKKVIKGTTIVENISLEVKSREVVGLLGPNGAGKTTTFYMICGLIDMTEGEVFFDDKDISTLPLHKRAHIGIGYLPQESSIFKDLTVEDNLMLAAEVGIESRKERIKRVDELLELFNIEPIRHRKGISLSGGERRRAEIARALVNSPKFLLLDEPFAGVDPIAVVDIQNIIKQLVDIGIGVLITDHNVRETLSTCDRAYVIRSGKLLAKGSSEEIAKNPDVRAHYLGEHFKF; this is translated from the coding sequence ATGCATAAACTGACAGCCAAAAACCTGAAAAAAGTGATAAAAGGTACGACAATAGTAGAAAATATATCCCTTGAAGTGAAAAGCAGGGAGGTTGTAGGACTTCTGGGGCCAAACGGTGCCGGAAAGACTACGACTTTTTATATGATATGCGGTCTTATCGATATGACCGAGGGTGAAGTGTTTTTTGACGACAAAGATATTTCAACTCTTCCTCTTCATAAAAGAGCGCATATCGGCATAGGATATCTTCCCCAGGAATCGAGTATTTTTAAAGATTTGACCGTAGAGGACAATCTCATGCTCGCAGCCGAAGTGGGAATTGAAAGCAGAAAAGAGCGTATAAAACGGGTGGATGAGCTTCTGGAGCTGTTCAATATCGAGCCTATCAGACATAGAAAAGGGATAAGCCTCAGCGGCGGCGAGAGAAGAAGAGCTGAAATTGCAAGAGCGCTTGTAAACAGCCCCAAATTTTTGTTGCTTGATGAGCCTTTTGCCGGAGTCGACCCGATTGCGGTAGTCGATATCCAAAATATTATAAAACAGCTTGTTGATATCGGTATAGGAGTTCTTATAACTGATCATAACGTACGCGAAACTCTGAGTACCTGTGACAGGGCATACGTTATAAGAAGCGGAAAACTTCTTGCTAAAGGCAGCAGTGAAGAGATAGCCAAAAATCCTGATGTAAGAGCTCATTATCTGGGTGAGCATTTCAAATTTTAA
- the tsaE gene encoding tRNA (adenosine(37)-N6)-threonylcarbamoyltransferase complex ATPase subunit type 1 TsaE yields the protein METFESGLDSLTKVVDYLKELLKEGGVVILRGDLGSGKTTLVKEFAKSCGVENVTSPTFSIQQIYDKDIYHYDLYRTDLKKFMELGLLEELARPGIHFVEWGDEKLENFLKNAGFKTVVVEIEPKNEKRVYRVYNA from the coding sequence ATGGAAACATTCGAATCAGGCCTTGACTCCCTCACAAAAGTTGTCGATTATTTGAAAGAGTTGCTCAAAGAGGGAGGGGTAGTGATTTTAAGAGGAGATCTCGGCAGCGGAAAAACGACTCTGGTAAAAGAGTTTGCCAAAAGCTGCGGTGTTGAAAATGTAACCTCTCCCACATTTTCCATACAGCAGATATATGATAAAGATATCTATCATTATGACCTCTACAGAACGGACCTGAAAAAATTTATGGAACTCGGTCTTTTGGAAGAGTTGGCCAGACCGGGTATCCATTTTGTAGAATGGGGAGATGAAAAACTGGAGAATTTTTTGAAAAACGCCGGTTTTAAAACTGTTGTTGTAGAGATAGAACCAAAAAACGAAAAAAGAGTATACAGGGTTTATAATGCATAA
- the trpD gene encoding anthranilate phosphoribosyltransferase has product MTFQEAKEQFERLFSNQMSEDEARSFLVELYKRGESAEEIAAAAEVMREHSVKLPVSEELRGKLIDNCGTGGDKSGSFNISTTVSLLLAACGCYVAKHGNRSITSKSGSADMLEALGINLNLSPEKQVEMLEKTGFCFIFAINHHPAMKFIMPIRKSLPHRTIFNILGPITNPAGVKKQLIGVFSPSYIDKIAQALKLIGTKSAMVVSSKDGMDEISISDITYCSRLENAKIEDFVIKPEDYGLERAPFDAVKGGDAIENAQITKDILDGRLTGPKLDIVLLNAGAALVVDGKTENIKEGIEIAREAVKSGAASEKLAQIIETSKRLGK; this is encoded by the coding sequence ATGACTTTTCAAGAAGCAAAAGAGCAGTTTGAGAGACTATTTAGTAATCAGATGAGCGAAGATGAAGCAAGGTCTTTTTTGGTAGAGTTATATAAAAGAGGCGAGAGTGCCGAAGAGATAGCGGCCGCTGCAGAAGTTATGAGAGAGCACTCCGTAAAACTTCCTGTCAGTGAAGAGCTTAGAGGCAAACTTATCGACAACTGCGGCACGGGCGGAGATAAAAGCGGAAGTTTCAATATATCCACCACGGTCTCTTTGCTTCTGGCCGCCTGCGGTTGCTATGTTGCCAAGCACGGGAACAGAAGTATAACAAGCAAATCGGGCAGTGCTGATATGCTCGAGGCCTTGGGAATCAATCTAAATCTATCACCCGAAAAACAGGTTGAAATGCTGGAGAAGACCGGTTTTTGCTTCATTTTTGCAATAAATCACCATCCTGCAATGAAATTTATAATGCCTATCAGAAAATCTCTTCCTCACAGAACGATATTCAATATACTGGGTCCAATAACAAATCCGGCAGGAGTAAAAAAACAGCTTATCGGTGTCTTTTCTCCTTCGTATATAGATAAAATAGCCCAGGCTTTGAAACTGATAGGAACCAAAAGTGCGATGGTAGTAAGCAGTAAAGATGGCATGGATGAAATAAGCATTAGCGATATAACATACTGTTCCAGGCTTGAAAATGCGAAAATTGAGGATTTTGTGATAAAGCCGGAAGATTATGGTTTGGAAAGAGCGCCGTTTGATGCGGTAAAAGGCGGCGATGCCATTGAAAATGCCCAAATAACAAAAGATATTCTTGATGGAAGACTTACAGGCCCCAAGCTCGATATCGTTCTTCTCAATGCAGGAGCCGCTCTCGTAGTTGACGGCAAAACAGAAAATATCAAAGAGGGGATAGAGATAGCAAGAGAGGCTGTAAAAAGCGGTGCTGCTTCGGAGAAACTGGCCCAGATAATAGAGACATCCAAAAGATTGGGCAAATAA
- a CDS encoding S4 domain-containing protein, with product MRIDKFMNAVNIVKRRAIAQDMIENRVVFLNDVLTKASKEVKVGDIITIKYLSGEKRYQVLKIPETKTIPKSKKDEYIQEVTK from the coding sequence GTGCGCATCGATAAATTTATGAATGCGGTAAATATCGTAAAAAGAAGGGCGATTGCCCAGGATATGATTGAAAACAGAGTCGTTTTTTTAAATGATGTTTTAACAAAAGCATCCAAAGAGGTTAAAGTGGGTGATATTATAACCATAAAATATCTAAGCGGAGAAAAAAGATATCAGGTGTTGAAAATACCTGAAACAAAAACGATTCCCAAAAGCAAAAAAGATGAATATATTCAAGAGGTTACAAAGTAA
- a CDS encoding methylated-DNA--[protein]-cysteine S-methyltransferase, protein MHVFKDYFKCFIGCLEIVADNKEILRIDLVTKPGNVNANYVTGLAKEWFELYFAGKEPGFLPPLANRKTDFSRIVTEEVLKISFSKCKSYGEIAQNIGKPRAYRAVAQVMKSNPFMIIVPCHRVVSKYGIGGYNGGIHIKKKLLEFEKCASINL, encoded by the coding sequence ATGCATGTTTTCAAAGACTATTTCAAATGTTTTATAGGTTGTCTTGAGATTGTAGCAGACAATAAAGAGATTCTCAGAATCGATCTGGTTACAAAACCCGGAAATGTAAATGCCAACTATGTTACCGGACTGGCAAAGGAGTGGTTTGAACTCTATTTTGCGGGGAAAGAGCCCGGTTTTTTACCCCCTTTGGCAAATAGAAAAACGGATTTTTCACGGATTGTAACCGAGGAAGTTCTTAAAATCTCTTTTTCAAAATGTAAAAGTTACGGGGAAATAGCCCAAAATATAGGAAAACCCAGGGCTTACAGGGCAGTAGCGCAGGTGATGAAAAGCAATCCTTTTATGATTATTGTGCCGTGTCACAGAGTTGTATCAAAGTATGGGATAGGTGGATATAACGGAGGTATTCACATTAAGAAAAAACTTTTGGAGTTTGAAAAGTGCGCATCGATAAATTTATGA